The sequence CGCCCATCTGCTTAGCAATGAGTTTGGCAGCAGCTACTTCTGAAGAATGACGTTGACCATAACTTACTGAGAGCACATAGGGCGCGTAGCCGAGATCTTTAGCCAGCGCGAGAATGGTGGTGGAGTCTAGACCACCCGAAAATAGAATCACTGCAGGAGCATGCGGAGTACGCGGCGCTAAGTGATCAAAAGCAGCAGAAAGGCTAGACATAGAGGCCGATCAGAAACTATTTAGTCGCGCTTAATAATTGCTGCGCATCTTTAGCCGCATCAGTATCGGGATACTTGGCAATGATGTCGCTAAAAGTTTTCTTGGCTGCCGCCTTATTACCGCTCTCGAGTTGACAGTTTCCTAGAGTGACCATCGCTGCTGCAATGCGAGGGTGGTTGGGGTATTTTTTAATCAGGGTCTGGAGTTGACTGATAGCGCCAGCATAATCCTTATTAGCGTATTTACTATTGCCGCCCCAGTAGAGTGCGAGGGGTAAATAAGGGCTGTTCGGATACTTGCGGGTGAAAGCGGTAAAGCCATCATCGGCCTTTTTGAGATTGCCTGCCTGAAACGCCTTGAGGGATTCATCGTAAGCTTTTTTCTCGCCCGGTTGTACTATGCCGCTCACACTCTCAATCGTTGTGCTGCGAGGCTCAAAGTTGCCGAGCCGATTATCTAAGTCTTGATAGTAAGTTTTCTGACTATTGCCAATTTCTTCCGCTTGCTTTTCTAACTCTTCGACCTTGCCTCGTAACTCAGCGTTATCAGCCTTGAGTTTTTCGATCTGCCCCTGCAAATCAAGTTGGGTTGTTGCGAGCGACTTGCGTAAATCCAAAATTGCTTTACGTGCCTCATCATCAGAGAAGAGCGCCCAAGCGCTAGAAGAGGCAGTCAAGCAAATGACAGCACTACTTAAACAAAACGCTCGTAAGAGCGTTTGTTTGAAAGAGTCATGCAACTTCATCATTAGTTAGTGATGTAAACAATGTCAGCACGGCGGTTTTCAGCCCAAGCTGATTCAGTATCACCTTCAGCCTTGGGTTTCTCTTTACCAAAACTCACAGCTTCCATCTGAGCATCAGGAACACCCATGAGCGCTAAGGCTTTGCGAACTGCATCAGAACGACGTTGACCTAGAGCCAAGTTGTACTCTGCAGTACCGCGATCGTCGGTATTGCCTTGAATAATAATTTTCTGTTCTGGGTGCGCTTTGAGATAGCCAGCGTGAGCGGAGAGCATATTTTGGTATTTGGTCTGGACGGTATATTCATCAAAGCCAAAGTAAACACTTTTTTCAAATAATGGGCTCTTAGGATCATTCCAAGGCTGCGAACTAAAGTTCCCATTGCTAGAGCCTCCGTCAACATCGTCTAACTTAACGCTAGAGCAGCCCACCAAAAAAGTTGCTGACAGAGCAGCTAAACCCAAAAGAAGTGAAGTTGTAAAACGACGTGTGATAGAGATTGTCATGGGGATTTCCTTTTCCTACAAATGAGCTAATACCCCATATTATGCCCCTAAAAAGGTGAATTGCAGCCTCCCATTGACTCCCTCAATGCTGAACCGCTAGTCCATAAAAGGACCCCAG comes from Polynucleobacter paneuropaeus and encodes:
- the ybgF gene encoding tol-pal system protein YbgF produces the protein MMKLHDSFKQTLLRAFCLSSAVICLTASSSAWALFSDDEARKAILDLRKSLATTQLDLQGQIEKLKADNAELRGKVEELEKQAEEIGNSQKTYYQDLDNRLGNFEPRSTTIESVSGIVQPGEKKAYDESLKAFQAGNLKKADDGFTAFTRKYPNSPYLPLALYWGGNSKYANKDYAGAISQLQTLIKKYPNHPRIAAAMVTLGNCQLESGNKAAAKKTFSDIIAKYPDTDAAKDAQQLLSATK
- the pal gene encoding peptidoglycan-associated lipoprotein Pal, with protein sequence MTISITRRFTTSLLLGLAALSATFLVGCSSVKLDDVDGGSSNGNFSSQPWNDPKSPLFEKSVYFGFDEYTVQTKYQNMLSAHAGYLKAHPEQKIIIQGNTDDRGTAEYNLALGQRRSDAVRKALALMGVPDAQMEAVSFGKEKPKAEGDTESAWAENRRADIVYITN